Proteins from a genomic interval of Marmoricola sp. OAE513:
- a CDS encoding ABC transporter, translating to MTSLPLPGPATAQLVTTLVRLREALEGARLPLAIPDSEPARKARAEMLDQLEDYILPRLIQIDAPLLTVVGGSTGAGKSTLVNSLIGQRVTEPGVLRPTTRAAVLVYNPADAEWFSNPRILPDLRRTADASIDPGALQLVASTAIPPGLAVLDAPDIDSVEEQNRTLATQLLGAADLWLFVTSAARYADQIPWEYLRQAAERSAAVAIVLDRTPPDAVDEVSTHLARMLSARGLRDSPLFIVPEGDVDAAGLLPSSTVREIRAWLSSLAADTSARQGVIRQTLEGAIRTLPTRSFTVADASHDQVETQARLRREAEIAYEAALNEIDHASADGSLLRGEVLTHWQEFVGSGEILNGLESRASRLRDRVSNAVKGAPQQASLLIDAVESGLQALIVEHAETAAARTDAAWRSLDAGAALLDSIPEDLSRASRDLRLRAEQTVREWQQRVTELIGAEGGHQREGLSVAMMVVVLGHAGSTTDGVAALGAKILEAAFGETATRRLAAEIRGDLNQRMLLLVDSEQRRYGDRLDALGVSAHVEEELRSAARQIDDIRFAVQPR from the coding sequence ATGACGTCCCTTCCCCTGCCCGGCCCGGCCACGGCCCAGCTGGTCACCACGCTGGTGCGTCTCCGCGAGGCCCTCGAGGGTGCCCGGCTGCCGCTGGCGATCCCTGACTCCGAGCCCGCGCGGAAGGCCCGCGCGGAGATGCTCGACCAGCTCGAGGACTACATCCTGCCGCGGCTGATCCAGATCGACGCCCCGCTGCTGACCGTGGTCGGAGGTTCGACGGGTGCCGGCAAGTCGACGCTGGTGAACTCGCTGATCGGTCAGCGCGTCACCGAGCCCGGCGTCCTGCGCCCGACCACCCGTGCGGCGGTCCTGGTCTACAACCCGGCCGATGCCGAGTGGTTCAGCAACCCGCGGATCCTGCCGGACCTGCGTCGTACAGCAGACGCCTCGATCGACCCGGGCGCTCTCCAGCTCGTCGCCTCGACCGCGATCCCGCCCGGCCTTGCCGTGCTGGACGCGCCCGACATCGACTCGGTCGAGGAGCAGAACCGGACCCTGGCCACCCAGCTCCTCGGTGCCGCCGACCTCTGGCTGTTCGTCACCTCCGCCGCCCGGTACGCCGACCAGATCCCGTGGGAGTACCTGCGGCAGGCGGCCGAGCGCAGTGCCGCGGTCGCGATCGTCCTGGACCGGACGCCTCCCGACGCGGTGGACGAGGTCAGCACCCACCTGGCCCGGATGCTCAGCGCGCGCGGCCTGCGGGACTCGCCCCTGTTCATCGTGCCCGAGGGTGACGTCGACGCGGCCGGCCTGCTGCCGTCGAGCACCGTGCGGGAGATCCGAGCCTGGCTGAGCTCGCTCGCCGCCGACACCAGTGCCCGCCAGGGAGTCATCCGGCAGACGCTCGAGGGGGCGATCCGCACGCTGCCGACGCGCAGCTTCACCGTCGCCGACGCCTCCCACGACCAGGTCGAGACCCAGGCGCGGCTGCGGCGGGAGGCCGAGATCGCGTACGAGGCCGCCCTGAACGAGATCGACCACGCCTCGGCGGACGGCTCCCTGCTGCGCGGCGAGGTCCTCACGCACTGGCAGGAGTTCGTCGGGAGCGGGGAGATCCTCAACGGCCTGGAGTCGCGCGCCAGCAGGCTCCGCGACCGGGTCAGCAACGCGGTCAAGGGCGCGCCGCAGCAGGCGAGCCTGCTCATCGACGCCGTCGAGTCCGGTCTTCAGGCCCTGATCGTCGAGCACGCCGAGACGGCAGCCGCGCGGACCGATGCCGCGTGGCGTTCCCTGGACGCCGGCGCAGCCCTGCTCGACTCGATCCCCGAGGACCTCTCCCGGGCCTCCCGCGACCTGCGGCTGCGCGCCGAGCAGACGGTGCGGGAGTGGCAGCAGCGGGTCACCGAGCTGATCGGCGCGGAGGGCGGGCACCAGCGCGAGGGTCTCTCGGTCGCCATGATGGTGGTGGTGCTCGGTCATGCGGGCAGCACGACGGACGGAGTCGCGGCGCTCGGTGCGAAGATCCTGGAGGCCGCGTTCGGCGAGACCGCCACCCGCCGGCTCGCCGCGGAGATCCGCGGGGACCTGAACCAGCGGATGCTGCTGCTGGTCGACAGCGAGCAGCGCCGGTACGGCGACCGGCTCGACGCCTTGGGCGTCTCTGCCCACGTCGAGGAGGAGCTGCGCTCAGCGGCCCGCCAGATCGACGACATCCGGTTCGCCGTACAGCCCCGCTGA
- a CDS encoding DNA starvation/stationary phase protection protein has product MSTTKLHYTTPGLDEADAIRVIDLLQSRLHATNDLHLTLKHVHWNVVGPQFIAVHEMIDPQVEAVRAMADDLAERIATLGGAPRGTPGALVAERSWDDYSIGRASTQDHLEALDVVYRGVVTSYRENIDELEKLDPVTQDLLIGQTEKLELFHWFVRAHLEDASGRLRTDQ; this is encoded by the coding sequence ATGAGTACTACAAAGTTGCACTACACGACTCCCGGGCTGGACGAGGCGGACGCGATCCGCGTCATCGATCTGCTGCAGTCCCGCCTGCACGCGACCAACGACCTGCACCTGACGCTCAAGCACGTGCACTGGAACGTGGTCGGCCCGCAGTTCATCGCGGTGCACGAGATGATCGACCCGCAGGTCGAGGCCGTTCGCGCGATGGCCGACGACCTGGCCGAGCGGATCGCAACCCTGGGTGGCGCGCCGCGCGGTACGCCGGGAGCGCTCGTCGCCGAGCGGAGCTGGGACGACTACAGCATCGGCCGTGCCTCCACCCAGGACCACCTCGAGGCGCTCGACGTGGTCTACCGCGGCGTCGTGACGTCGTACCGGGAGAACATCGACGAGCTCGAGAAGCTGGACCCGGTCACCCAGGACCTGCTCATCGGCCAGACCGAGAAGCTCGAGCTCTTCCACTGGTTCGTGCGGGCGCACCTCGAGGACGCCTCGGGGCGGCTGCGCACCGACCAGTAG
- a CDS encoding GTPase yields the protein MTSLLEGPNNLGARGTEIGVRVKGLDAAVGAARGRLDDALLAPATEVVGKAAERLRLSADHTVVALGGATGSGKSSTFNALVGLELASVGVRRPTTSWASACTWGTNGASELLQWLGIPPRHQVVRDSMLDTGREPKDMDGLVLLDMPDHDSTEVAHHLEVERLVRLADLLIWVLDPQKYADAAIHDRYLRPLAAHTGVMIIVLNHIDEVAEERRPGMLADLRRLLDADGLHGISLIPISAREGIGIEDLRKTLIAKVADKAATKARLATNLTEVAGAIAKVNGQATPPVIEQKDRDGLRQALAEAAGVPVVVDAVRKASLVRAQRATGWPAVSWVARLRRDPIKHLQLGASDREFIASARSAVPDTNQVQIPRVDGAVRDLADRLSAPLTRPWQTAVSRAATAQLPEISARLDRAVMATDLEVGRTPAWTQLVRGLQWVLLLAAVAGGVWWAGVSAADLPDPEVGGVLVPALLLVGGLLGGLLLALGCRAAIGSIANGRAERAESRLRAAVEQVADELVIAPLTVELDAYRATTENLRIALG from the coding sequence ATGACGTCCTTGCTCGAGGGGCCCAACAACCTGGGCGCCCGGGGTACCGAGATCGGGGTCCGTGTGAAGGGCCTCGATGCCGCCGTGGGCGCTGCCCGCGGCCGACTCGACGACGCCTTGCTCGCGCCCGCCACCGAGGTGGTCGGCAAGGCTGCGGAGAGGTTGCGCCTCTCGGCCGACCACACCGTCGTCGCGCTCGGCGGGGCGACCGGCTCGGGCAAGTCCTCGACGTTCAACGCGCTGGTCGGTCTCGAGCTGGCCTCGGTCGGCGTACGTCGCCCGACGACCTCGTGGGCCTCCGCGTGCACCTGGGGCACCAACGGCGCCAGCGAGCTGCTGCAGTGGCTGGGCATCCCGCCCCGGCACCAGGTGGTGCGCGACTCGATGCTCGACACCGGCCGCGAGCCCAAGGACATGGACGGGCTCGTCCTGCTGGACATGCCCGACCACGACTCGACCGAGGTGGCGCACCACCTCGAGGTCGAGCGCCTGGTCCGGCTCGCCGACCTGCTGATCTGGGTCCTGGATCCCCAGAAGTACGCCGACGCGGCGATCCACGACCGCTACCTGCGCCCGCTCGCCGCGCACACCGGCGTGATGATCATCGTGCTCAACCACATCGACGAGGTCGCCGAGGAGCGTCGCCCCGGCATGCTCGCCGACCTGCGCCGGCTGCTCGACGCCGACGGGCTGCACGGCATCTCGCTGATCCCGATCTCGGCGCGCGAGGGCATCGGCATCGAGGACCTCCGCAAGACGCTGATCGCCAAGGTCGCCGACAAGGCGGCCACCAAGGCCCGTCTCGCCACCAACCTGACCGAGGTCGCCGGCGCGATCGCGAAGGTCAACGGTCAGGCCACCCCGCCCGTGATCGAGCAGAAGGACCGCGACGGTCTGCGGCAGGCGCTCGCGGAGGCGGCCGGCGTACCGGTCGTGGTCGACGCCGTCCGCAAGGCGAGCCTGGTCCGCGCGCAGCGTGCCACCGGGTGGCCGGCGGTCTCCTGGGTCGCGCGCCTGCGCCGTGACCCGATCAAGCACCTCCAGCTCGGGGCCAGCGACCGCGAGTTCATCGCGAGCGCGCGTTCCGCCGTACCGGACACCAACCAGGTCCAGATCCCGCGGGTCGACGGCGCCGTGCGCGACCTGGCGGACCGGCTGTCGGCGCCGCTGACGCGGCCGTGGCAGACGGCCGTCAGCCGTGCGGCCACCGCGCAGCTCCCCGAGATCTCAGCTCGGCTGGACCGGGCCGTGATGGCCACCGACCTCGAGGTCGGGCGGACGCCTGCGTGGACCCAGCTCGTGCGCGGGCTGCAGTGGGTGCTGCTGCTCGCTGCCGTGGCCGGTGGGGTCTGGTGGGCCGGTGTGTCGGCGGCCGACCTGCCCGACCCGGAGGTGGGCGGGGTGCTGGTGCCTGCCCTGCTGCTCGTCGGGGGGCTGCTCGGCGGGCTGCTGCTGGCGCTGGGCTGCCGGGCCGCGATCGGCAGCATCGCGAACGGGCGGGCCGAACGCGCCGAGTCCCGGCTGCGCGCTGCCGTGGAGCAGGTCGCGGACGAGCTGGTGATCGCGCCGCTGACCGTGGAGCTGGACGCGTACCGGGCGACCACGGAGAACCTGCGGATCGCGCTCGGCTGA
- a CDS encoding MMPL family transporter: MDTNQTHDKKPGRSVKAILRLPLVTMGLWVVLGALGMAFLPSVDHVVASQSNGGLPKDAPTLAALTKMDDAFGSGRARSFVLVVFENKDKLTAVDEAAYTSLVAKLKSRTDYVADVQDYVGDADKKKALTSTDGQATYLPVGLTADFGTVQSNDQVKWVREQVKASTASLAQESKVYVTGDPANLIDMTALATKANEISGIVSMVLLFVILLLIYRRFASVFVPLVTIGIATLCTNSVLSLAGQAGMGLSTYTESFCVAIVLGAGTDYSIFLISRFREEYARTGDVYQGVAQAMIKIGPALLASAGTVAISSMVLNFAQLSVFATTGPAMAVAVSTTVLIAMTVTPAMLLLVGRRIGPAPAAPENSFWNRTGRYVAAKPGRILLAGTAVLVLLTAFIPTVTMAYSEKPDDPSATEAASGQKVLDDHFGKYTTQPDYVLISADHDMRNSRDLAVLAAASRDVAKLDNVASVRSAAQPGGEALKDARITSTLDKVATQLGSAADDIKGGKGGLNELKNGTASLASGADQQAAGMRQAASAMPRLINGMAQLTSGTSRSAGGARQLASGADQIRGGLRDLANGLEQARSGLSQSTNGIGQVLQALNSDPFCAQSPICPQARAGLAQIYNGQKNRLVPGLSQASRAASQLAGGQGKISDGLRNLANGLNRSVAGHQQLNGGQRSLYGGLNQLASGSQQLANGLDKLPPGISDIVENTIKLGDGLDKTSDVLGDVKEQSDTSEAAGFYLPTSALDNEKFASALSNFLSSDGRVARIQIIGATDPSANDGLNRFDAAKDRVAEALQGTTLDGSKIETTGAAGGAADLRHYFKADFKLVLIAVLLTVLVLMMIVLRSLIAPLYLLLSVILSYGAALGLTVILFHQILGQDMPFNVPVLSFVLLVAVGADYNILLMSRMRETRGRLTPRAVGEAVTATGPVITSAGIIFASAFLPMVASTLSAVAQLCFTVVVGLLLDTFVVRTLIVPACAALLGDKSWWPGRSEDAGTSVAATAGPGFSLPKPKILAPPIMTADTL; encoded by the coding sequence GTGGACACGAATCAGACGCACGACAAGAAGCCCGGACGCAGCGTCAAGGCGATCCTCCGCCTGCCGCTCGTCACGATGGGTCTCTGGGTCGTTCTCGGAGCACTCGGCATGGCGTTCCTGCCGAGCGTCGATCACGTCGTGGCGAGCCAGAGCAACGGTGGTCTGCCCAAGGACGCACCGACGCTGGCAGCGCTGACCAAGATGGACGACGCGTTCGGTTCCGGCCGTGCCCGCTCGTTCGTGCTGGTCGTGTTCGAGAACAAGGACAAGCTCACCGCCGTCGACGAGGCGGCGTACACCAGCCTGGTCGCCAAGCTGAAGTCGCGGACCGACTACGTCGCGGACGTGCAGGACTACGTCGGCGACGCCGACAAGAAGAAGGCGCTGACCAGCACGGACGGGCAGGCGACCTACCTCCCGGTCGGGCTGACCGCCGACTTCGGCACGGTGCAGTCCAACGACCAGGTGAAGTGGGTCCGCGAACAGGTCAAGGCGTCCACGGCCAGCCTCGCGCAGGAGTCCAAGGTCTACGTCACCGGGGACCCCGCCAACCTGATCGACATGACAGCGTTGGCGACGAAGGCGAACGAGATCTCGGGCATCGTCTCGATGGTCCTGCTCTTCGTGATCCTGCTGCTCATCTACCGCCGCTTCGCGAGCGTGTTCGTCCCGCTCGTCACGATCGGTATCGCCACCCTGTGCACCAACAGCGTGCTCTCGCTCGCCGGCCAGGCGGGCATGGGGTTGTCGACCTACACCGAGTCGTTCTGCGTCGCGATCGTGCTCGGCGCGGGAACCGACTACAGCATCTTCCTGATCTCGCGGTTCCGGGAGGAGTACGCCCGCACCGGTGACGTCTACCAGGGCGTCGCGCAGGCGATGATCAAGATCGGACCGGCGTTGCTCGCCTCGGCCGGCACGGTCGCGATCTCCTCGATGGTGCTGAACTTCGCCCAGCTCAGCGTGTTCGCCACCACCGGCCCTGCGATGGCGGTCGCGGTGAGCACGACGGTGCTGATCGCGATGACCGTCACCCCGGCCATGCTGCTGCTCGTCGGCCGGCGGATCGGGCCTGCTCCGGCCGCCCCGGAGAACAGCTTCTGGAACCGCACCGGTCGGTACGTCGCCGCGAAGCCGGGCCGCATCCTGCTCGCCGGCACCGCCGTCCTGGTGCTGCTGACCGCCTTCATCCCGACGGTCACGATGGCGTACTCCGAGAAGCCGGACGACCCGAGCGCGACCGAGGCCGCCAGCGGCCAGAAGGTCCTGGACGACCACTTCGGCAAGTACACGACCCAGCCCGACTACGTGCTGATCAGTGCCGACCACGACATGCGCAACTCCCGCGACCTCGCCGTGCTCGCTGCGGCGAGCCGCGACGTCGCGAAGCTGGACAACGTCGCGTCGGTCCGCTCGGCGGCACAGCCCGGTGGCGAGGCCCTCAAGGACGCCCGGATCACGTCCACGCTGGACAAGGTCGCGACCCAGCTCGGGTCGGCGGCCGACGACATCAAGGGCGGCAAGGGCGGGCTCAACGAGCTGAAGAACGGCACCGCGTCGCTCGCGAGCGGCGCCGACCAGCAGGCAGCCGGCATGCGCCAGGCCGCGAGCGCGATGCCGCGCCTGATCAACGGCATGGCCCAGCTGACCAGCGGTACCTCCCGCTCGGCCGGCGGTGCACGCCAGCTCGCCAGCGGCGCCGACCAGATCCGCGGCGGTCTGCGCGACCTGGCCAACGGTCTCGAGCAGGCTCGGTCCGGCCTGAGCCAGTCGACCAACGGCATCGGCCAGGTGCTGCAGGCGCTCAACTCCGACCCGTTCTGCGCGCAGAGCCCGATCTGCCCGCAGGCCCGCGCCGGACTCGCGCAGATCTACAACGGCCAGAAGAACCGGCTGGTGCCCGGCCTGTCCCAGGCCTCCCGCGCGGCCTCGCAGCTGGCCGGTGGCCAGGGCAAGATCAGCGACGGTCTGCGCAACCTGGCGAACGGCCTCAACCGGTCGGTCGCCGGTCACCAGCAGCTCAACGGTGGACAGCGCAGCCTGTACGGCGGCCTGAACCAGCTCGCCAGCGGCAGCCAGCAGCTGGCCAACGGTCTCGACAAGCTCCCGCCGGGGATCAGCGACATCGTGGAGAACACGATCAAGCTCGGTGACGGTCTCGACAAGACCAGCGACGTCCTCGGTGACGTCAAGGAGCAGTCCGACACCTCCGAGGCGGCCGGCTTCTACCTGCCGACCTCGGCCCTGGACAACGAGAAGTTCGCGTCCGCCCTCTCGAACTTCCTGAGCTCGGACGGCCGTGTCGCCCGCATCCAGATCATCGGCGCGACCGACCCGAGCGCCAACGACGGCCTGAACCGCTTCGATGCGGCGAAGGACCGGGTCGCCGAGGCGCTCCAGGGGACGACCCTGGACGGGAGCAAGATCGAGACGACCGGCGCTGCCGGTGGGGCAGCGGACCTCCGTCACTACTTCAAGGCGGACTTCAAGCTGGTCCTGATCGCGGTGCTGCTCACGGTGCTGGTGCTCATGATGATCGTGCTGCGCTCGCTCATCGCGCCGCTGTACCTGCTGCTGTCGGTGATCCTGTCCTACGGCGCCGCGCTCGGTCTGACGGTGATCCTGTTCCACCAGATCCTCGGTCAGGACATGCCGTTCAACGTGCCTGTGCTCAGCTTCGTGCTGCTCGTGGCCGTCGGGGCGGACTACAACATCCTGCTCATGTCCCGGATGAGGGAGACACGGGGGCGGCTGACGCCGCGGGCGGTCGGCGAGGCTGTCACGGCCACCGGCCCGGTGATCACCTCGGCAGGCATCATCTTCGCCAGCGCGTTCCTGCCGATGGTCGCCTCGACCCTCTCGGCGGTCGCCCAGCTCTGCTTCACCGTCGTGGTCGGCCTGCTGCTCGACACCTTCGTGGTGCGGACCCTGATCGTGCCGGCGTGCGCCGCCCTGCTCGGGGACAAGAGCTGGTGGCCCGGACGTTCCGAGGATGCCGGTACGTCGGTCGCCGCGACCGCCGGTCCGGGCTTCTCGCTGCCGAAGCCGAAGATCCTGGCGCCGCCGATCATGACGGCAGACACCTTGTAG
- a CDS encoding PrsW family glutamic-type intramembrane protease, with the protein MSSSRRSPRNSVAFTVTLGVTMLIGAGVMALVLFASGAPEAVAIGVVLSAMPFGPVIGCYLWLDRYEPEPRSLLLLGLGWGAFVATTAAIFLQAFDAFAFGPSEAVESVLVAPVTEEAAKGAFVLLLLLYKRAEFDGILDGIVYAGMVGVGFAFVEDILYLSQAYIGEDGRTGGIEDAVALFIIRGIASPFAHPFFTAFIGIGLGIAVGSRSGAVRLLAPVVGYAFAVGAHAAWNGSLLINGGSGVLAAYLGLMVPAFLIMVAFAVWSRRREGVLLATSLTDCAARGFLDAREVPWLTRIPARKACRRYADQVGGRPALEAMKDYQGEAIELGFLHHRYLRGTAPARYEEIGQEHVARMHALRPALLWPQTAEALR; encoded by the coding sequence ATGTCCAGCAGTCGTCGGAGTCCCCGGAACAGTGTTGCGTTCACGGTGACTCTCGGCGTGACGATGCTGATCGGTGCCGGCGTGATGGCGCTAGTTCTTTTCGCCTCCGGCGCGCCCGAGGCGGTCGCCATCGGCGTGGTGCTCTCGGCGATGCCGTTCGGGCCCGTGATCGGCTGCTACCTCTGGCTGGACCGGTACGAGCCGGAGCCGCGGTCGCTGCTGCTGCTCGGTCTGGGCTGGGGCGCCTTCGTCGCCACCACGGCGGCGATCTTCCTGCAGGCCTTCGACGCCTTCGCCTTCGGCCCGTCCGAGGCGGTCGAGTCGGTCCTGGTCGCCCCCGTCACCGAGGAGGCGGCCAAGGGCGCCTTCGTCCTCCTGCTGCTGCTCTACAAGCGCGCCGAGTTCGACGGGATCCTCGACGGCATCGTGTACGCCGGCATGGTCGGCGTCGGATTCGCCTTCGTCGAGGACATCCTCTACCTGAGCCAGGCCTACATCGGCGAGGACGGTCGCACCGGTGGCATCGAGGACGCGGTGGCGCTCTTCATCATCCGCGGCATCGCGAGCCCGTTCGCGCACCCCTTCTTCACGGCGTTCATCGGCATCGGTCTGGGCATCGCGGTCGGGAGCCGCAGCGGCGCCGTCCGTCTTCTCGCGCCCGTGGTCGGCTACGCCTTCGCGGTCGGTGCGCACGCCGCCTGGAACGGGTCGCTGCTGATCAACGGCGGCTCCGGCGTGCTCGCGGCGTACCTGGGCCTGATGGTCCCGGCCTTCCTCATCATGGTCGCGTTCGCGGTCTGGTCGCGCCGACGCGAGGGCGTGCTGCTCGCGACGTCGCTGACCGACTGCGCGGCGCGCGGGTTCCTCGACGCCCGCGAGGTGCCGTGGCTGACCCGGATCCCGGCCCGCAAGGCGTGCCGCCGGTACGCCGACCAGGTCGGCGGCAGGCCCGCGCTGGAGGCGATGAAGGACTACCAGGGGGAGGCCATCGAGCTCGGCTTCCTGCACCACCGCTACCTGCGTGGCACCGCACCGGCTCGTTACGAGGAGATCGGTCAGGAGCACGTCGCCCGGATGCACGCACTGCGACCGGCCTTGCTCTGGCCCCAGACCGCGGAGGCGCTGCGATGA
- a CDS encoding single-stranded DNA-binding protein yields MNETMVTLQGWVGNDVEVREVGETRVATFRVGSTPRFNRAGTWVDGTTSWFTVNCWRGLGRNVAESIRKGDAVVVHGRVKVDVWEREDQPASVSWIVEATYVGHDLNKGTTLFAKSPRTTTVDTVPDAALREQLHSFSADGPQLNSDGDEVAPASPEVPAPA; encoded by the coding sequence ATGAACGAGACGATGGTGACGCTGCAGGGCTGGGTCGGCAACGACGTCGAGGTGCGCGAGGTGGGGGAGACCCGGGTGGCCACCTTCCGCGTGGGGAGCACGCCGCGGTTCAACCGGGCCGGCACGTGGGTCGACGGCACCACGTCGTGGTTCACGGTGAACTGCTGGCGCGGGTTGGGGCGCAACGTGGCCGAGTCGATCCGCAAGGGCGACGCGGTGGTCGTCCACGGGCGGGTCAAGGTGGACGTCTGGGAACGCGAGGACCAGCCGGCCTCGGTGTCCTGGATCGTGGAGGCGACCTACGTCGGGCACGACCTCAACAAGGGCACGACGCTGTTCGCCAAGTCGCCGCGGACCACCACCGTCGACACGGTCCCGGACGCCGCCCTTCGCGAGCAGCTGCACAGCTTCTCCGCGGACGGCCCGCAGCTGAACTCCGACGGTGACGAGGTCGCACCCGCTTCGCCCGAGGTGCCCGCGCCCGCGTAG
- a CDS encoding aminopeptidase P family protein: MSDHTDETGARTENHDQAVPEKYAAFMRSGWGDRELDLPAHPVASWAAARRARLAEMFPDERLVIPSGGFKVRSNDTDYRFRPETAHTHLTGNQTSDAVLVIEGGESTLFARPRSSRETDEFFRDRQYGELWAGRRPSLGELSDSLGIATRHIDELDGALGGSAKTRVLRGVDAALDKQVAEDAGRDQDLARVLSELRLVKDAWELDELAHACDITTLGFEDSVREWDRVLEYGERWVEGTFFRRARAMGNDIGYDSIVGGGRHATTLHWIENSGPIDPGTLVLLDMGAEASSLYTADVTRTLPVDGRFTSLQRDLYTAVLNAQQAGLDAVRPGAHFRDPHHAAMDVLAHALGDLGLLPCSVEEALAPDSKVYARWTLHSTSHMLGMDVHDCAVAAPEVYPEGPLAEGMVLTVEPGLYFQEDDLLVPEELRGIGIRIEDDVVVTADGSRNLSAALPRDPDEIEAWMGALRDGR, from the coding sequence GTGAGCGACCACACAGACGAGACCGGGGCCCGGACCGAGAACCACGACCAGGCCGTGCCCGAGAAGTACGCCGCGTTCATGCGCAGCGGCTGGGGCGATCGCGAGCTCGACCTCCCGGCACACCCGGTCGCCTCCTGGGCGGCCGCCCGGCGCGCACGGCTGGCCGAGATGTTCCCCGACGAGCGCCTGGTGATCCCCTCGGGCGGGTTCAAGGTGCGCTCCAACGACACCGACTACCGCTTCCGTCCGGAGACCGCGCACACCCACCTCACCGGCAACCAGACCTCCGACGCGGTGCTGGTGATCGAGGGCGGCGAGTCCACGCTGTTCGCCCGCCCGCGCAGCAGCCGCGAGACCGACGAGTTCTTCCGCGACCGCCAGTACGGCGAGCTGTGGGCCGGCCGACGACCGTCGCTGGGCGAGCTGTCGGACTCCCTGGGCATCGCGACCCGGCACATCGACGAGCTCGACGGCGCGCTCGGCGGCAGCGCCAAGACCCGTGTCCTGCGCGGCGTCGACGCGGCCCTCGACAAGCAGGTCGCCGAGGACGCCGGCCGCGACCAGGACCTCGCCCGGGTGCTCTCCGAGCTCCGCCTGGTCAAGGACGCCTGGGAGCTCGACGAGCTCGCGCACGCCTGCGACATCACGACGCTCGGCTTCGAGGACAGCGTCCGGGAGTGGGACCGCGTCCTGGAGTACGGCGAGCGCTGGGTCGAGGGAACGTTCTTCCGTCGCGCCCGCGCGATGGGCAACGACATCGGGTACGACTCGATCGTCGGCGGCGGCCGGCACGCGACCACGCTGCACTGGATCGAGAACTCCGGCCCGATCGATCCCGGCACCCTGGTGCTGCTCGACATGGGCGCGGAGGCCTCCTCGCTCTACACCGCCGACGTCACCCGGACCCTGCCGGTCGACGGCCGCTTCACCAGCCTGCAGCGCGACCTGTACACCGCGGTGCTCAACGCCCAGCAGGCCGGACTCGACGCGGTCCGCCCCGGCGCGCACTTCCGCGACCCGCACCACGCGGCGATGGACGTGCTCGCGCACGCGCTGGGCGACCTCGGGCTGCTGCCCTGCTCGGTGGAGGAGGCACTCGCTCCCGACAGCAAGGTCTACGCCCGCTGGACGCTGCACAGCACCAGCCACATGCTCGGCATGGACGTGCACGACTGCGCCGTGGCCGCGCCTGAGGTCTACCCCGAGGGACCGCTGGCCGAGGGCATGGTGCTCACCGTCGAACCCGGGCTGTACTTCCAGGAGGACGACCTGCTGGTGCCCGAGGAGCTCCGCGGGATCGGTATCCGGATCGAGGACGACGTCGTGGTCACGGCCGACGGCTCGCGCAACCTGTCCGCAGCGCTCCCCCGCGACCCCGACGAGATCGAGGCCTGGATGGGAGCGCTGCGGGACGGTCGCTGA